CCATCTCTGAGTTTTACTACTGTTCCTTTCTGTGTTTCATTAAAAGAAACTAGGGTTAATGATAAGACAGCTCCTATCATAAAAATAACTTTTTTCATATTAATCTATTTAATATTTAACGCATCAGATTTTTTATAAGGGGTCTCTGATACTTGCAATATGCCATGCAATTCCCTAATACAATTTCATAAATTTTCTATTTTTTACAGTATAAAAGTGGCAAGTCCTAATAACATGATTTACCGGGAGATACGGGTTTGAGGAAGTCCGAGCGATAAAACTTATTTCGCGTTTATACGGTACTTAAACTTATTAGCTACTGATTTATTGAGCATGGCCACAGTGATTACTTTGCCTTTAACACCTGTTAATGTAAACACTTTATTTTTTCCATTTCTATTATTTGGAAACATGTAGGTTTTTATAGTTCTAGTAACTCCGTCTTTTCCATGTGAACAGATTACAACACCAGTTTCAGCCCTACCATCATACTTATTTATGGTTATTTTCATCGTATTATTAAATGAAGGAGGTGTTACAAAGGTCCTTTTGGTTTGGCCCGTGATACTGCCTGTTTCATTACCACCATCAACTTCCAAGTAACGAGGACCAATTGTAGATGAGCGATTACCGGCAATATAGTTCCATGCTCTTTTTACTTTATCAACTTTACTTTTAAACGGTATTAAAGAAATATTTGGCTTCCATGTACCAAATTTTTCCCATGTTCTTTTCGCCATCTTCGTTCCTTGATTACAACTTTGAGCTTCTACATTAAATGCTAAAACAAGACTAAACACTAAACTTAAAATAATAGATTTTTTCATTTTTAATATATTTTTAAATTAGAACTGCAAAGTATAAACAGTCTAACTTTAAAACATCTATCAATTCAAATAGTCAAAAAAAATCTATGAATTCTGTTGGTATTAATTTGCGTAATCAATATAATGTACAAACCATCTAGATGGTACTATTGGTTTGAATTAAAACATAGTTCTAACTCCACCAAACCACAAAAAACTTTTCAAAAGTACCATTTGGTCGTTTCAACCAACAAAGTGGGGCCTTTTTCTCATGGATAAGTGTATTTATTTGTCCGGAAAAAGAATCAAAATTCAGCCAAGTTACCTGCGTTTGAATCGCCATAAGCCAATTCAATTTTGAAGGTATATAAAATTTACAGTCCGTAAACTTACCTATTTCTGATAGGTGAATATAAAATCCAGCCAAACAGTGCCTATTTAAAAGTTTAAATTCTGGAATTTCTGAAGTATAGGGAACAAATAATTGAGCTTTAAAGTAAACAAATTGTTTTATATCTACGGCATTGAGTTTTAAATCTTCCAAAATAGGTTTTGTGTGTTCAGAATAGAGTAGTGGTAGTTGTTTTTCCTTTAATTTGGTTAGTTTTTTAACCAAGGTATCATTTCTATTAGGTCCTATCCAATGTTCAATTTCAGTTGTACCCACACATTCATCAAATAAATAGAATTTGTAAATTACTTCCAAATGTATGGGGGTATCATCTTGTTTTAAGATACAATCCAATTCGCCAACTGTTCTTTTCCCATCTTGAATTTGCATATTTTCCAAGAGTATTTCAATCGTATCATTTTGCTTTAATTCATTACCCACAAAACGTTCCACACGTTTACCTAATCTTAAATTTACAGGAAGTACTTCGTTAAAAATGGTATCATCCATTTTAGAAAATTCAAATTGTTCCAATCCCAAAACAGTATCCTTCAACCACAGTTGTGGCGTATGTATACAACCTTGATATTGATTTTGGACGTCTTTTGTTTTAATATTCATTACAAAACAATTCTTTTACAACTTCATAGAGCCAAAATACTAATTATAATAAGGAGCCAAACTAAAATTTTGTTGAATTTAGAAAATATTGATCCTTATTTATAAAATTGTGCAAAATATTTTCAAGTTTAAATATAATTCAACAAATTACCTACATTGATGCGTATATTTTAAACAATTTTGATTTATGTTAAAAATATAACATTATATTTACAAGACAAGTTAAAGAATATGAAAAACGAAAAACAGTTTTCTTCTTATGATCTCGTAGCCAATACATGGGATGAAATGTATAAAAATAACACAGAGATACGGGCTCAATACAAAATAATCAATACTTATTTAAAAAGTGTCTCTAAAGAAAT
The nucleotide sequence above comes from Aureibaculum algae. Encoded proteins:
- a CDS encoding DUF1853 family protein, encoding MNIKTKDVQNQYQGCIHTPQLWLKDTVLGLEQFEFSKMDDTIFNEVLPVNLRLGKRVERFVGNELKQNDTIEILLENMQIQDGKRTVGELDCILKQDDTPIHLEVIYKFYLFDECVGTTEIEHWIGPNRNDTLVKKLTKLKEKQLPLLYSEHTKPILEDLKLNAVDIKQFVYFKAQLFVPYTSEIPEFKLLNRHCLAGFYIHLSEIGKFTDCKFYIPSKLNWLMAIQTQVTWLNFDSFSGQINTLIHEKKAPLCWLKRPNGTFEKFFVVWWS